Proteins found in one Paenibacillus borealis genomic segment:
- a CDS encoding polysaccharide deacetylase family protein → MQTLLLWLFYISTFYAFIPGMISRIFGYRVFRKGIGRTDYGLTFDDGPDPHYTPLLLDLLKRYGAKATFFVVGAHAEAHPEIIKRMHDEGHLIGIHNYVHKTNWLMRPATVRKQIQRTDDIIFKITGERSTYYRPPWGIVNLFDFSKRRQVQIVLWSAMFGDWKEKLGAERLTDKLISKLDPGEVMLLHDCGTTLGADPHAPEHMLIALERMLQEADRRGLRSIRIDEMIKAVQSSPITRLSFGKRLVVGLWLAWEQVFQLMFQIKTISPADPFLHYRLRKYQGNPVQMDNGETLSKGDKIIELHIDNRQLFELGIHSRSSAQLAIRMIRRMEKDLPVLAERIAGDVDLAEAKALYGVSLLNRGPEKFGFMVLDLPSGLFASSTKFYLSILLSVIHPSGGARLKVRSELLVPKMMLMPVSQLLDQMNQQRPQKPVKQRERVREEERSIEAELELPGATVVH, encoded by the coding sequence ATGCAGACTTTGCTGCTCTGGCTATTTTACATCTCGACCTTTTATGCTTTTATTCCCGGAATGATCAGCCGTATATTTGGTTATCGCGTCTTTCGCAAAGGAATCGGGCGTACGGATTATGGCCTGACCTTCGATGATGGACCTGACCCGCATTATACACCGTTATTGCTGGATCTGCTTAAGCGTTATGGAGCTAAGGCGACATTCTTCGTGGTCGGTGCCCACGCTGAAGCGCATCCGGAGATTATTAAGCGTATGCACGATGAAGGGCATCTTATCGGAATTCACAATTATGTGCACAAGACGAATTGGCTGATGCGTCCGGCAACGGTGAGGAAGCAGATTCAGCGGACCGATGATATTATCTTCAAAATAACCGGCGAGCGCAGCACCTACTACCGTCCGCCGTGGGGAATTGTGAACCTGTTTGACTTCTCCAAGCGCCGTCAGGTGCAGATTGTACTATGGTCGGCCATGTTCGGCGACTGGAAGGAGAAGCTTGGAGCGGAACGCCTGACCGACAAGCTGATCTCCAAGCTGGATCCGGGTGAAGTCATGCTGTTGCATGACTGCGGTACAACGCTCGGTGCCGATCCGCATGCCCCTGAGCATATGCTGATTGCCCTGGAGCGGATGCTGCAGGAAGCGGATAGACGGGGGCTGCGAAGTATCCGGATTGATGAGATGATCAAGGCGGTGCAGAGCTCACCGATCACAAGGCTGTCTTTCGGCAAACGGTTGGTTGTCGGCTTATGGCTGGCCTGGGAACAGGTATTCCAGCTAATGTTCCAGATCAAGACGATCTCTCCGGCCGATCCGTTCCTGCATTACAGGCTGCGTAAATATCAGGGGAATCCCGTGCAGATGGATAACGGTGAGACATTAAGCAAAGGCGACAAGATCATTGAGCTGCATATCGACAACAGGCAGCTGTTCGAGCTGGGCATTCATTCCCGTTCGTCGGCACAGCTCGCGATCCGCATGATCCGCCGCATGGAGAAGGATCTGCCGGTGCTGGCGGAGCGGATTGCCGGTGATGTGGATCTGGCTGAAGCCAAGGCACTCTATGGTGTAAGCCTGCTGAACCGTGGGCCCGAGAAATTCGGGTTCATGGTTCTGGATCTGCCAAGCGGCCTGTTCGCAAGCTCTACCAAATTCTATCTCAGTATTCTGCTCAGCGTTATTCATCCGTCAGGCGGAGCGAGGCTTAAAGTCCGCAGTGAGCTGCTGGTACCCAAAATGATGCTGATGCCCGTGTCGCAGCTGCTTGATCAGATGAATCAGCAGCGGCCGCAGAAGCCGGTGAAGCAACGGGAACGTGTGCGGGAAGAGGAACGGTCGATTGAAGCTGAACTAGAACTGCCCGGAGCAACGGTTGTTCATTGA
- the ilvD gene encoding dihydroxy-acid dehydratase, whose product MANKKMRSDMIKKGFDRAPHRSLLRAAGVKEEDFGKPFIAVCNSYLDIVPGHVHLQEFGKIVKEAIREAGGVPFEFNTIGVDDGIAMGHIGMRYSLPSREIIADSVETMVSAHWFDGMVCIPNCDKITPGMMMGALRVNIPTIFVSGGPMKAGVDSKGKKLSLTSVFEGVGAHQVGKINDAELLELEQFGCPTCGSCSGMFTANSMNCLAEAMGLALPGNGTILAVAEERRDFVRKSATQLMELIKLDLKPRDIVTHESLDNAFALDMAMGGSTNTVLHTLALAQEAEIDYPLERINEVANRVPYLAKLAPASDIFIEDVDRAGGVSAVLNELLKKPGAIFGDCMTVTGKTLAENVTGHEIQDTSVIHTIDNPYSPVGGLAVLYGNLAPEGSIIKVGAVDASVGGYHKGPAICFDSQEQALEGIANGKVKEGHVVVIRYEGPKGGPGMPEMLAPTSQIVGMGLGAKVGLITDGRFSGASRGISIGHISPEAAEGGPIAFVEDGDIIELDLINRKIELLVEEEVLAVRRSGWKDFEPKVKTGYLARYSKLVTNASKGGVLKI is encoded by the coding sequence ATGGCAAACAAAAAAATGCGTTCAGACATGATCAAAAAGGGCTTTGACCGCGCACCACACCGCAGTCTTCTGCGTGCTGCCGGCGTTAAGGAAGAGGATTTCGGCAAGCCGTTTATCGCAGTCTGCAATTCCTATCTCGACATTGTACCGGGTCATGTGCATCTGCAGGAATTCGGCAAGATTGTAAAGGAAGCCATCCGTGAAGCCGGCGGGGTTCCGTTCGAATTCAATACCATCGGCGTAGATGACGGCATTGCCATGGGACATATCGGAATGCGTTATTCATTGCCAAGCCGCGAGATCATAGCCGATTCTGTGGAAACGATGGTTTCCGCTCACTGGTTCGATGGAATGGTCTGCATTCCCAATTGTGATAAAATCACCCCGGGTATGATGATGGGCGCACTGCGCGTCAACATCCCGACGATCTTCGTCAGCGGCGGACCGATGAAGGCCGGCGTAGACAGCAAAGGCAAGAAGCTATCTCTGACTTCCGTGTTTGAAGGCGTTGGCGCCCATCAGGTCGGCAAGATCAATGACGCTGAGCTGCTTGAACTGGAACAATTCGGCTGTCCAACCTGCGGATCATGTTCGGGTATGTTCACAGCCAATTCCATGAACTGTCTGGCTGAAGCTATGGGCCTTGCTCTCCCGGGCAACGGCACCATTCTGGCAGTTGCGGAAGAACGCAGAGATTTCGTCCGCAAATCAGCTACCCAACTCATGGAGCTGATCAAGCTGGATCTGAAACCGCGTGATATCGTAACCCATGAATCACTGGACAATGCCTTTGCGCTGGATATGGCGATGGGCGGCTCCACCAACACTGTGTTGCATACCCTGGCACTGGCTCAGGAAGCTGAAATCGACTATCCGCTGGAGCGCATCAATGAAGTAGCCAACCGCGTACCTTACCTGGCCAAGCTGGCTCCTGCCTCCGATATCTTCATCGAAGATGTGGACCGGGCGGGCGGCGTCAGCGCTGTGCTGAACGAGCTGCTGAAGAAGCCGGGCGCCATCTTCGGCGACTGCATGACCGTAACCGGCAAGACTTTGGCCGAGAATGTCACCGGTCATGAGATTCAGGATACGTCAGTTATTCATACAATAGACAACCCTTATTCCCCAGTAGGCGGATTGGCTGTACTCTACGGCAACCTGGCTCCGGAAGGCTCCATCATCAAGGTTGGTGCCGTAGATGCTTCCGTTGGCGGCTACCACAAAGGACCTGCCATCTGCTTCGACTCCCAGGAGCAGGCGCTGGAAGGGATCGCGAACGGCAAGGTCAAAGAAGGCCATGTCGTTGTTATCCGGTATGAAGGTCCGAAGGGCGGACCGGGTATGCCGGAAATGCTGGCACCGACTTCGCAGATCGTCGGTATGGGTCTTGGCGCCAAGGTCGGCCTGATCACCGACGGACGGTTCTCCGGAGCTTCCCGCGGAATCAGTATCGGCCACATCTCGCCGGAAGCGGCTGAGGGCGGACCGATTGCTTTTGTCGAGGATGGCGACATCATCGAACTGGATCTGATCAACCGCAAGATCGAGCTGCTGGTTGAAGAAGAAGTCCTGGCTGTCCGCCGCAGCGGCTGGAAAGATTTCGAGCCGAAGGTGAAGACCGGTTACCTGGCCCGTTACTCCAAGCTGGTTACCAATGCAAGCAAGGGCGGCGTGCTGAAGATCTAA